One region of Salvia miltiorrhiza cultivar Shanhuang (shh) chromosome 3, IMPLAD_Smil_shh, whole genome shotgun sequence genomic DNA includes:
- the LOC131017562 gene encoding uncharacterized protein LOC131017562 yields MAIRSSFLVRRLDDHFIVESYGPHRFSRQFSYYQIVPSSLTQNIRRTSLEEGLNLWRMCLLHRSRSRACFPRSSLDMKIHCSVDYKTWWDRTYRFSFENKISSPAHITFKRKYQEEAINSKDGKRKVVSTTLIADSGSSNSERNWKKKRIAGSSKPAEGHVEEEPTLVDADVNKTLKEVFGNNLEKGSPIDCVSIESNKSNEIPCLAKQSRPRPMPSCGAPSEFNATRMIDDELKSCCRIIWGKLRDKVERTKVEFLSALEDEIRSGLSRMKIICGLDLSNLEDSIDELFSKATTFDKVRSASHEINEGHTLKVREVKVCLQEKFAKEKKDAANCDALKADLDELEKRKKELLVSLEQRSLILKTTRGEVKVLKEDLAKLEEASRNDEVLKNLEALKLSLESMQQILRDQDPFA; encoded by the exons ATGGCTATTCGCTCGAGTTTTTTGGTTCGCCGGCTGGATGACCACTTCATCGTGGAGTCTTATGGTCCTCACCGCTTCAGCCGTCAATTTAGCTATTACCAAATCGTACCCAGCAGCCTTACTCAGAACATTCGAAGGACATCTTTGGAAGAAGGTCTCAACCTTTGGCGCATGTGTTTGCTGCACAGATCGCGATCAAGGGCATGTTTTCCACGATCTTCTTTGGACATGAAGATACATTGTTCAGTCGACTATAAGACTTGGTGGGATAGGACGTacagattttcttttgaaaacaAAATCTCTTCTCCGGCTCATATcacttttaaaagaaaatatcagGAAGAAGCAATCAACTCCAAAGATGGAAAGAGGAAGGTCGTCTCTACCACCCTTATAGCTGATTCTGGTAGTAGCAATTCTGAGCGTAATtggaaaaagaagagaattGCGGGGTCCTCAAAACCGGCCGAGGGTCACGTTGAGGAAGAGCCAACTCTAGTGGATGCCGATGTGAACAAG ACTTTGAAAGAAGTGTTTGGAAATAATCTTGAGAAGGGCTCACCAATCGACTGTGTATCCATTGAATCCAATAAGTCAAACGAGATTCCTTGTCTTGCTAAACAATCCCGCCCCCGACCAATGCCATCATGTGGGGCGCCTTCCGAGTTCAATGCCACACGCATGATCGATGATGAACTCAAGTCGTGCTGCAGGATCATCTGGGGAAAGCTTCGTGACAAGGTTGAGAGAACCAAAGTCGAGTTTCTATCGGCGCTTGAAGACGAGATACGGAGTGGCCTTTCCCGTATGAAGATTATTTGTGGTCTTGACCTTTCCAACCTTGAAGATAGTATTGATGAACTATTCTCCAAAGCCACCACTTTTGATAAAGTAAGGTCGGCTTCTCATGagatcaatgaaggccacacaCTCAAAGTTCGAGAGGTCAAGGTTTGCCTTCAAGAGAAGTTTGCCAAAGAGAAGAAGGATGCTGCGAATTGTGATGCTTTAAAAGCGGATCTTGATGAGTTGGAGAAACGCAAGAAAGAATTGTTGGTGTCTTTGGAGCAGCGAAGCCTGATACTCAAGACTACTCGTGGTGAGGTCAAGGTACTCAAGGAAGACCTGGCCAAGCTTGAGGAGGCTTCGAGAAATGATGAGGTCTTGAAGAATTTGGAAGCCTTGAAGCTTTCACTAGAGTCTATGCAGCAGATTTTGAGAGATCAAGACCCTTTTGCTTAG